The Propionispora vibrioides genome window below encodes:
- the folK gene encoding 2-amino-4-hydroxy-6-hydroxymethyldihydropteridine diphosphokinase: MILLGLGSNLGDREQYIAAAVRLLAACPSLTVCQTSALYETEPVGVKEQPAFLNAVISIKTTLEPEALLEQCLAVEARLGRVRKERWGPRNIDIDLLLYENRICNSPRLSLPHPRLAERKFVLIPLAEVAGDIPVFEGKTAKELLTGQGDDNKVTYYKQLVWKQEG; encoded by the coding sequence ATGATTTTACTTGGTTTAGGCTCCAATCTTGGTGACCGTGAGCAGTATATCGCTGCTGCGGTCAGATTGTTGGCCGCCTGCCCGTCGCTTACCGTGTGTCAGACATCTGCTTTGTATGAAACTGAGCCGGTGGGGGTAAAAGAACAGCCGGCTTTTCTTAATGCGGTTATTTCGATAAAAACAACGCTTGAACCGGAGGCTTTGCTGGAGCAGTGCCTGGCTGTAGAGGCGCGGCTGGGGCGGGTTCGCAAGGAGCGCTGGGGGCCGCGGAACATTGATATTGATTTGCTGCTATATGAAAATCGGATATGCAATTCACCACGTCTGAGTCTGCCCCATCCACGGCTGGCGGAGCGCAAGTTCGTGCTGATTCCGCTGGCGGAGGTCGCTGGCGATATTCCGGTTTTTGAGGGAAAAACAGCGAAAGAGTTGCTGACAGGGCAGGGTGATGATAATAAAGTCACTTATTATAAGCAGCTTGTTTGGAAACAGGAGGGCTAG